From one Nothobranchius furzeri strain GRZ-AD chromosome 2, NfurGRZ-RIMD1, whole genome shotgun sequence genomic stretch:
- the nt5e gene encoding 5'-nucleotidase encodes MMDARRRGPVLLVLLVLVLVGLCVAPVVAWDLVLLHTNDVHARVEETSNISGKCVGSGGCYGGVGRRATVINRIRRTEPNVLLLDAGDQFQGTVWFNYYRGAEAAHFMNKLGYDAMAFGNHEFDNGVDGLLRPFLEKINCSIVSANIRPDQTLASTFGHTFLPYKIFSVGDQRVGVVGYTSRETATLSKPGPHLKFEDEVVALQPQVDKLQTLGVNKVIALGHSGFSVDQLIAKKVRGVDVVIGGHTNTFLYTGRAPSNEFPEGPYPFMVTSEDGREVPVVQAYAFGKYLGHLKVTFDEEGNVVKSSGNPILLDSSIPPDPKVLADVDSWKKSLSNYSSQVVGHTLVFLNGSNFACRSQECNLGNLICDAMLDNFIRFSDGDQWNHVSACIMNGGGIRSSINERTSNGSITMEDLLAVLPFGGTFDLVHLKGSTLKKAFEHSVKRHGSRSGEFLQVAGFRVEYDLSRLPGHRVKTLSILCTKCRVPQYEAVRDEMVYKVVMPSYLVDGGDNFHMIKEEQQKHDSGDLDISVVSNYIAQRQKVYPSVEGRIRFYSSASGLEGPGSSLVLLGLLWLIWSQ; translated from the exons ATGATGGACGCGAGGCGCCGCGGTCCCGTTCTCCTCGTGCTCCTGGTCTTGGTTCTGGTCGGACTTTGCGTGGCCCCCGTGGTCGCCTGGGATCTGGTTCTCCTGCACACCAACGACGTGCACGCGCGTGTGGAGGAGACGAGCAACATCTCCGGGAAGTGCGTCGGGAGCGGCGGCTGTTACGGCGGCGTTGGCCGGAGAGCCACGGTCATCAACCGGATCCGCCGAACCGAGCCCAACGTGCTGCTGCTGGACGCCGGGGACCAGTTTCAGGGCACGGTCTGGTTCAACTACTACAGGGGAGCCGAGGCGGCCCACTTCATGAACAAACTGGGTTACGACGCCATG GCTTTTGGGAACCATGAGTTTGATAACGGAGTGGATGGACTCCTGAGACCCTTCCTGGAGAAGATCAACTGCTCCATTGTCAGTGCCAACATCCGCCCGGACCAGACCCTGGCTTCCACCTTTGGACACACCTTCCTGCCCTATAAAATCTTCAGTGTTGGCGACCAGCGGGTGGGTGTGGTGGGGTACACCTCTCGGGAGACCGCGACCCTGTCTAAACCCG GACCTCACCTGAAGTTTGAGGACGAGGTCGTTGCCCTGCAGCCACAGGTGGACAAACTCCAGACGCTCGGGGTCAACAAGGTCATTGCCCTGGGTCACTCAGGCTTCTCCGTGGATCAGCTGATTGCCAAGAAGGTCCGAGGGGTCGACGTGGTCATCGGAGGTCACACCAACACTTTCCTGTACACAG GACGTGCTCCCTCCAACGAGTTCCCAGAAGGTCCATACCCGTTCATGGTGACGTCGGAGGATGGGCGGGAGGTTCCAGTGGTGCAGGCCTACGCCTTTGGGAAGTATCTGGGTCATCTAAAGGTCACCTTTGATGAAGAAGGCAACGTGGTGAAGTCCTCAGGGAACCCCATCCTGCTGGACAGCAGCATCCCGCCCG ATCCAAAGGTTCTGGCTGATGTGGACAGCTGGAAGAAGAGTTTGTCCAACTACTCGTCCCAGGTGGTGGGACACACGCTGGTGTTCCTGAACGGCTCCAACTTTGCGTGTCGCTCTCAGGAGTGCAACCTGGGAAACCTGATCTGTGACGCCATG CTGGATAACTTCATCAGGTTCTCCGACGGAGACCAGTGGAACCATGTGAGCGCTTGCATCATGAACGGAGGCGGAATTCGGAGCTCCATCAATGAACGCACCAGCAATG GTTCCATCACGATGGAGGACCTGCTAGCTGTTCTGCCATTCGGAGGAACCTTTGATTTGGTCCACCTGAAAGGGTCCACCCTGAAGAAAGCCTTCGAGCACTCGGTGAAACGGCACGGCAGTCGATCTGGAGAGTTCCTGCAGGTTGCAG GATTCCGTGTGGAGTATGACCTTTCCAGACTCCCAGGACACCGAGTGAAGACCCTGAGCATCTTGTGCACCAAGTGCCGTGTTCCCCAGTACGAAGCAGTGAGAGACGAGATGGTCTACAAGGTGGTGATGCCATCCTACCTGGTGGATGGAGGGGACAACTTCCACATGATCAAAGAGGAGCAGCAGAAACACGACAGTG GAGATTTGGACATTTCTGTTGTGTCCAACTACATCGCTCAGAGACAGAAAGTCTATCCTTCTGTTGAGGGACGCATCAGGTTCTACAGCtcagcctctggactggagggacccGGTTCTTCACTGGTTCTCCTGGGTCTGCTGTGGCTGATCTGGAGTCAGTAA
- the LOC139061925 gene encoding NADH-ubiquinone oxidoreductase chain 5-like — protein sequence MFRFCVLFRIYFRSRIYVLFWIYVLFRIYFLSRSYILFRSYVLFRICVLFRIYVLLRIFVLFRIYVLFRIYVLFRSYVLFRIYILFRIYFLLRIFVLFRIYVLFRIYVLLRIYFLSRIYVLFRIYVLFRIYVLFRICVLFRIFVLFRIYLLSRIYVLSRIYILFRIYVLFRIYVLFRIYVMFRICVLFRICVLFRIYFLSRIYVLFRIYVLFRIYVLSRIYFLSRIYVLFRIYILFRIYVMFRICVLFRIYVLFRIFVLFRIFVLFRIYFLSRIYVLFRIYVLSASCLGEVNQLHEASWLSGGLPPAQIDT from the exons ATGTTTAGGTTCTGCGTCCTGTTTAGGATCTACTTCCGTTCTAGGATCTATGTCCTGTTTTGGATCTATGTCCTGTTTAGGATCTACTTCCTGTCTAGGAGCTACATCCTGTTTAGGAGCTACGTCCTGTTTAGGATCTGTGTCCTGTTTAGGATCTATGTCCTGTTAAGGATCTTTGTCCTGTTTAGGATCTATGTCTTGTTTAGGATCTATGTCCTGTTTAGGAGCTACGTCCTGTTTAGGATCTATATCCTGTTTAGGATCTACTTCCTGTTAAGGATCTTTGTCCTGTTTAGGATCTATGTCCTGTTTAGGATCTATGTCCTGTTAAGGATCTACTTCCTGTCTAGGATCTATGTCCTGTTTAGGATCTATGTCCTGTTTAGGATCTACGTCCTGTTTAGGATCTGTGTCCTGTTTAGGATCTTCGTCCTGTTTAGGATCTACCTCCTGTCTAGGATCTACGTCCTGTCTAGGATCTACATTCTGTTTAGGATCTATGTCCTGTTTAGAATATATGTCCTGTTTAGGATCTACGTCATGTTTAGGATCTGCGTCCTGTTTAGGATCTGCGTCCTGTTTAGGATCTACTTCCTTTCTAGGATCTACGTCCTGTTTAGGATCTATGTCCTGTTTAGGATCTACGTCCTGTCTAGGATCTACTTCCTGTCTAGGATCTACGTCCTGTTTAGAATATACATCCTGTTTAGGATCTACGTCATGTTTAGGATCTGCGTCCTGTTTAGGATCTACGTCCTGTTTAGGATCTTTGTCCTGTTTAGGATCTTTGTCCTGTTTAGGATCTACTTCCTGTCTAGGATCTACGTCCTGTTTAGGATCTATGTCCT TTCAGCTTCCTGCCTTGGTGAAGTTAAtcagctccatgaagccagctggctctcCGGTGGACTGCCTCCTGCCCAGATTGATACGTGA